From Geovibrio ferrireducens, the proteins below share one genomic window:
- a CDS encoding NAD(P)H-dependent oxidoreductase encodes MKTLVLYGHSSPEQSFSNAAIVAELAKLPDVKVRTLAEHRINGHFDVAAEQKELVEADRIVFQFPFNWYSLPWLLKQWVDEVLTYGFAYGEGGDKLKGKPVILSFTTGVPAEGYVNPTTDALLLPVKQTLALTQIKLEESESSNGMMYIPGFAGDKDEVQGKALAHAQRLAARLK; translated from the coding sequence ATGAAAACACTTGTGCTTTACGGCCATTCATCACCTGAGCAGTCATTCTCAAATGCAGCCATAGTTGCGGAGCTGGCTAAACTGCCTGATGTAAAAGTGAGAACTCTCGCGGAACACAGAATAAACGGCCATTTTGATGTGGCAGCGGAGCAGAAGGAGCTTGTTGAGGCCGACAGAATAGTTTTTCAGTTTCCGTTTAACTGGTACAGCCTGCCGTGGCTCCTCAAACAGTGGGTAGACGAAGTACTCACATACGGCTTCGCATACGGCGAAGGAGGCGACAAGCTGAAAGGCAAGCCCGTTATACTCTCCTTTACCACAGGAGTTCCCGCAGAAGGGTATGTTAACCCCACTACGGATGCGCTTCTGCTGCCTGTTAAGCAGACTCTGGCTCTCACTCAGATTAAGCTGGAGGAGAGCGAATCATCCAACGGAATGATGTATATCCCCGGTTTTGCCGGAGATAAGGATGAGGTACAGGGCAAAGCGCTTGCACATGCGCAAAGGCTTGCCGCAAGGCTTAAATAA
- a CDS encoding site-specific integrase, translating into MFGLLKPELKELVCRYFWDNVPRLGSIGLSINNQNQKEGNLERFLVNFQDIINVKIDREHCPFIVGGDKGEGVTEYLEKNGIIVNNKDYQHRMLYKYCSDVNKDLAQLFLNYSNGNYDNTQFEKKYGTPHEIVLDKNNETEIKHSRFEQQKPYMLSEAIKAYINESKASGITDKSISEYSSALELFIRIQGDSDVTAITREQLVKTKTILAKLPPNLNKKTAYKNKSIEQIIRLKHKPVSQTTLNNYMIRISQLFTWMEKYGKIQTNIAKDLTTKIKTSNRDFREVFSDDMITAFFTSSEYLTTDKPENHWIPLIALFSGMRQNEICQLYVDDIKNKEGVYYFDINSKQDKQLKNKSAERMIPIHQTLIDLGFITYLEACKAKKHTRLWKNLLKGRDGYGTAFSQRVNRLIDNVVTTNSKVNFHSFRHTFANQMKQTSGIDLNIIEELLGHSRGSETADRYGKAYEPKVSLPEVNKLRYSFDFSLLKGKLLLKL; encoded by the coding sequence ATGTTCGGACTATTAAAACCAGAGCTAAAAGAGCTTGTCTGCAGGTATTTTTGGGATAATGTACCACGATTAGGCTCTATTGGACTTTCTATAAATAATCAAAATCAAAAAGAAGGTAATTTAGAACGTTTTCTCGTGAACTTCCAAGATATAATTAATGTTAAGATTGACCGAGAACACTGCCCTTTTATTGTTGGTGGAGATAAAGGTGAGGGTGTTACGGAATATTTAGAAAAGAACGGGATAATAGTAAACAATAAAGACTATCAACACCGAATGCTCTACAAATATTGTAGTGATGTCAATAAAGATCTTGCACAGCTTTTCCTCAACTACTCTAATGGAAATTATGACAACACTCAATTTGAGAAAAAATATGGAACACCACACGAGATAGTTTTAGATAAAAATAACGAAACAGAGATTAAGCATTCAAGATTTGAGCAACAAAAACCTTATATGCTTTCTGAAGCAATTAAAGCCTATATTAATGAAAGCAAAGCATCGGGCATAACCGATAAAAGCATCAGTGAATATAGCTCTGCTTTGGAGCTGTTTATTCGTATACAGGGTGATTCGGACGTGACAGCTATAACCAGAGAACAGCTTGTAAAAACAAAAACAATCCTTGCCAAGCTTCCGCCTAACCTGAACAAGAAAACTGCCTATAAAAATAAATCTATAGAACAAATTATACGCCTGAAACATAAGCCTGTTTCCCAGACAACCTTAAATAACTACATGATAAGGATTTCGCAGCTTTTCACATGGATGGAAAAATACGGCAAAATCCAGACTAACATAGCCAAAGACCTGACTACTAAAATCAAAACCTCAAACAGGGATTTCAGAGAAGTTTTCAGTGATGACATGATAACCGCTTTTTTCACCTCATCAGAATATCTCACCACAGATAAACCCGAAAACCACTGGATACCTCTCATTGCCTTATTCTCAGGTATGAGACAAAACGAAATATGCCAGCTTTACGTTGACGATATTAAAAACAAAGAAGGCGTGTATTACTTTGATATAAACAGCAAGCAGGATAAGCAGCTAAAAAACAAATCTGCCGAACGCATGATTCCCATTCATCAGACTCTCATTGACCTCGGCTTTATAACCTATCTTGAAGCATGTAAGGCTAAAAAACATACCCGCCTGTGGAAGAACCTTCTAAAAGGCAGAGACGGGTACGGAACAGCTTTCAGCCAGAGAGTCAACCGCCTTATAGATAATGTGGTTACAACCAACAGCAAAGTTAATTTCCACTCATTCAGGCATACTTTCGCAAACCAGATGAAACAGACAAGCGGTATTGACCTTAATATAATCGAAGAACTGCTCGGACACTCCAGAGGTTCAGAAACTGCTGACAGGTACGGCAAAGCATACGAGCCAAAGGTTTCCTTGCCCGAAGTAAACAAGTTACGTTACAGCTTCGATTTTAGCCTCTTAAAAGGTAAGCTTTTATTGAAGCTGTAA
- a CDS encoding TM2 domain-containing protein, which translates to MSVALLTEYVSPQVLNEVSKLDKEKQEKLINLFLSQKKNKGLAIGLSVVGLHYAYLQKWGLFVLYGITGGGFLIWWLIDLFRVSGLTVQENDQIVYRLMSVV; encoded by the coding sequence ATGTCTGTAGCTCTTTTAACTGAATATGTTTCACCGCAGGTGCTTAATGAGGTTTCAAAGCTTGATAAGGAAAAGCAGGAAAAGCTTATTAATCTTTTTCTCAGCCAGAAGAAAAACAAAGGATTAGCTATAGGTTTATCTGTTGTAGGTCTTCATTACGCTTATCTGCAAAAATGGGGGTTATTTGTTTTGTACGGAATTACTGGTGGTGGTTTCTTGATATGGTGGTTAATTGATCTTTTCAGAGTATCAGGTCTCACTGTTCAGGAAAACGATCAAATTGTCTACCGGCTCATGTCTGTTGTTTAA
- a CDS encoding helix-turn-helix domain-containing protein produces MTDFSIALGNRIKELRKKKGFSQERLSEKADISSKYLGEIERGKVNISTLVLYNLATALEVSVSDLVQSEQEKINFEKEVETFIKKATPEQIQKMYVFIKSIL; encoded by the coding sequence ATGACTGATTTTTCGATAGCTCTTGGTAACAGAATTAAAGAATTGAGGAAAAAGAAAGGCTTTTCGCAGGAACGCCTGTCGGAAAAAGCCGACATAAGCTCAAAATACCTAGGAGAAATCGAAAGAGGCAAGGTTAATATATCTACTTTGGTTCTGTACAACCTAGCCACCGCACTCGAAGTTTCAGTCTCAGACCTCGTTCAAAGCGAACAAGAAAAAATCAACTTTGAAAAAGAAGTCGAAACCTTCATCAAAAAAGCCACTCCCGAACAAATCCAAAAAATGTATGTGTTTATAAAGAGTATATTGTAG
- a CDS encoding Nmad2 family putative nucleotide modification protein has product MKVFAYIVKRDYGFAPNPFFGYCTLATCKPEIRRLACIGDWILGNGSVNSECANKLIYCMRITNEITFNEYWSNPVYSDKKPDMNTSLKKMYGDNIYFHNSGIWYQADSHHSNEDGTVNNKNLEKDTSTDRVLISDNFFYFGEKGIAVPEHMQSEIICRNRGHKNVNPEAFLQFHKECLSQYTSGFYDAPEGFKKGFERYNGQ; this is encoded by the coding sequence ATGAAAGTTTTTGCTTATATAGTTAAACGTGACTACGGCTTTGCTCCTAATCCTTTCTTCGGTTATTGTACATTGGCAACATGCAAACCAGAGATAAGGCGGTTAGCATGTATTGGTGATTGGATACTTGGTAATGGCTCTGTAAATTCTGAATGTGCTAACAAACTTATTTATTGCATGAGAATTACCAACGAAATTACTTTTAATGAGTACTGGTCAAATCCTGTTTACAGTGATAAAAAGCCTGATATGAATACAAGTCTCAAGAAAATGTATGGAGATAATATTTACTTCCATAATTCTGGAATATGGTACCAAGCAGACTCCCATCATAGTAATGAAGATGGGACTGTGAATAATAAAAATCTTGAAAAAGATACCAGTACGGATCGTGTATTAATTTCAGATAATTTTTTTTATTTCGGTGAAAAAGGTATTGCTGTTCCTGAACATATGCAAAGTGAGATTATATGCAGGAATAGGGGGCATAAAAATGTTAATCCTGAAGCTTTTCTGCAATTTCATAAAGAGTGTCTATCTCAATATACAAGTGGTTTTTACGATGCTCCTGAAGGGTTCAAGAAAGGTTTTGAAAGATACAACGGACAATAA
- a CDS encoding TIR domain-containing protein, whose protein sequence is MPSRKKNVFISHHGKDDSSVSDLKNLLASKGYELRNSSIDSTKPNNASNEQYIKNEILKPGVDWAGTVIVLIGDKTHTRDYVDWEIKYAQKEGKRVVGIYIRGCTDAELPESFKYYGDALIGWNSDKIIDAIEGKDNSWSNPDSSCYQNPHKPVRGIC, encoded by the coding sequence ATGCCTTCTCGAAAAAAAAATGTCTTTATTAGCCATCATGGAAAAGACGATAGTTCAGTTTCTGATTTAAAAAATTTACTTGCTAGCAAGGGTTATGAGCTAAGAAACAGTTCTATTGATAGCACCAAGCCCAACAATGCTTCTAACGAACAATACATAAAAAATGAAATATTAAAACCTGGGGTTGACTGGGCAGGAACGGTGATTGTTCTCATTGGAGACAAAACCCACACAAGAGACTATGTTGACTGGGAAATTAAGTATGCCCAAAAAGAAGGAAAACGTGTTGTCGGAATTTATATCAGAGGTTGTACTGATGCGGAGCTTCCTGAAAGTTTTAAATACTACGGGGATGCTTTAATCGGATGGAACTCAGATAAGATAATTGATGCAATAGAGGGTAAAGATAATTCATGGTCTAACCCTGATAGTTCTTGTTATCAGAATCCTCATAAACCTGTTAGAGGAATATGTTGA
- a CDS encoding thymidylate synthase translates to MQNSFSDNDANRVWQEAASLFFHGCGKPQGSRIGDTIELQHVSFNINNPRQRWIYARQPAVNPAFAIVELFVIMSGSNEAKVLNYWNPALPKYSGNSDEYYGAYGFRLRKQFGFDQIERAYHVLLNNPDSRQVVLQIWDPRTDMPLSDGQPRSEDIPCNICSMLKVRDGKLDWLQIMRSNDFYRGTPYNIVQFTSIQEILAGWLDLEPGKYCLVCDSLHIYKKDLQEIVFSQNELSEYVENTDSLSISKNSWDSVLKNVIDNLNLMINPEFKRNQLKKVYNSQSLPYGYKNLLCIVAADCARRHGWLAEMDDAVLSCSNNLLKKMWNNWYIRNIQK, encoded by the coding sequence ATGCAAAATAGCTTTTCCGATAATGATGCAAATCGTGTGTGGCAAGAAGCAGCAAGTTTATTTTTTCATGGTTGTGGCAAACCACAAGGCTCTCGGATTGGAGACACTATTGAGCTCCAGCATGTATCATTTAATATTAATAACCCGCGGCAGCGGTGGATCTACGCTAGGCAGCCCGCTGTTAATCCTGCTTTTGCAATTGTCGAACTCTTTGTCATAATGTCTGGTTCAAATGAAGCCAAGGTCTTGAATTATTGGAACCCTGCACTACCTAAGTATTCTGGTAATTCAGACGAGTATTATGGAGCTTATGGTTTTAGACTTAGAAAACAATTTGGGTTTGATCAAATTGAGAGAGCTTACCATGTATTGCTAAATAACCCTGATTCACGACAGGTAGTTTTACAAATATGGGATCCAAGAACAGATATGCCTTTATCTGATGGTCAACCACGCTCAGAGGATATACCTTGTAATATTTGTTCTATGCTTAAAGTTCGTGATGGAAAGCTTGATTGGCTACAGATTATGCGTAGTAACGATTTTTATCGAGGAACTCCATATAACATTGTACAATTTACTTCTATACAAGAAATTCTTGCTGGTTGGTTAGATTTGGAGCCTGGTAAATATTGTCTTGTTTGCGATTCGCTCCATATCTACAAAAAGGATTTACAGGAAATAGTTTTTTCACAAAATGAATTATCAGAATATGTCGAAAATACAGATAGCCTTTCTATCTCAAAAAACTCATGGGATAGTGTCCTTAAGAATGTAATTGACAATCTAAATTTAATGATCAATCCTGAGTTTAAGAGAAACCAATTGAAAAAAGTATACAATTCGCAATCTCTACCATATGGATATAAAAATCTACTTTGCATTGTTGCTGCTGATTGCGCAAGAAGACATGGTTGGTTGGCCGAAATGGATGATGCTGTACTTTCTTGTTCAAATAATCTCTTAAAAAAAATGTGGAATAATTGGTACATACGGAATATTCAAAAATGA
- a CDS encoding nucleotide kinase domain-containing protein: protein MTISTLTQSDIYKYYWIFAQKRQEIFFSRYNGFDEILINDSILKKYKFTNTYRASDRVSQYLIKEIIYKGSQEINELFFRIILFKLFNKIETWEYLNSIFPTICLSCFDVEKFSTALSNYRVIGNTVYSAAYIMPSYAGDKRYKEKHISHLNLLKKMINDDLPQKIANAKSLRDVFNHLLAYPGLGKFLAFQYTIDLNYSNIINFDENDFVVAGPGAINGIRKCFADIGRYSFEDVIKYMVDNQDREFQKYGLAFKTLWGRDLKLIDCQNIFCEVDKYTRAAFPEYSAITGRTRIKQQYKRNLEPIDYFYPPRWGINTKMKREF, encoded by the coding sequence GTGACAATATCAACTCTAACACAATCTGATATATACAAATATTATTGGATTTTTGCGCAAAAAAGACAGGAGATTTTTTTTTCAAGATACAATGGGTTTGATGAAATACTTATAAATGACTCTATTCTAAAAAAATATAAATTTACTAATACTTACAGGGCTTCTGATAGAGTAAGCCAATACCTTATAAAAGAAATAATTTATAAAGGGTCACAAGAAATAAATGAGCTCTTTTTTAGAATCATACTATTCAAACTTTTTAACAAAATAGAAACTTGGGAATATTTAAATTCTATTTTTCCAACTATTTGTTTATCTTGTTTTGATGTTGAGAAATTCTCGACCGCCCTTTCTAATTACAGAGTTATTGGTAATACTGTATATTCTGCAGCTTATATTATGCCTTCATATGCTGGTGATAAGAGATACAAGGAAAAGCATATTTCACACTTAAATTTATTGAAGAAGATGATTAATGATGATTTACCCCAAAAAATTGCAAATGCAAAAAGTTTGAGAGATGTATTCAACCACTTATTAGCGTACCCTGGATTGGGCAAGTTTTTAGCATTTCAGTACACAATTGATTTAAATTATAGCAATATTATAAACTTTGATGAGAATGATTTTGTTGTTGCTGGGCCAGGAGCAATTAATGGTATCAGAAAATGTTTTGCTGATATTGGAAGATATTCTTTTGAAGATGTTATTAAATATATGGTTGATAATCAAGATAGAGAATTTCAAAAATATGGACTGGCGTTCAAAACACTATGGGGAAGAGACTTAAAGTTGATTGATTGCCAGAATATATTTTGCGAGGTCGATAAATACACAAGAGCAGCTTTTCCTGAATATTCTGCTATAACAGGCAGAACTAGAATTAAACAGCAATATAAAAGGAATCTTGAACCAATTGACTACTTCTACCCTCCAAGATGGGGGATTAATACCAAAATGAAAAGAGAGTTTTAA
- a CDS encoding dCTP deaminase domain-containing protein: protein MSFWSSEKILSRIENENIVTPFEPGNIKYASYELNVGHEIFITSNGDVKRVLDENEQFSIPAGQFALLISSEVVKIPCDAIGLISIKAGVKFSGLVNVSGFHVDPGFEGQLKFAVYNAGSEPIPITQGKPLFMIWFADLDRQTRCMYNGEHAHQNGISDLDVKKNNSKMASPAALDKRLTSIEKTFKYIILIFTTVIATVIATFIVSSMSRKDSPEQTIELSQGRKDNQILELKQNIAGNNQ, encoded by the coding sequence ATGTCTTTCTGGAGTTCTGAGAAAATATTGTCAAGAATCGAAAATGAGAATATCGTTACCCCTTTTGAACCTGGAAACATAAAATATGCGTCATATGAGCTTAATGTTGGCCATGAAATTTTTATTACTTCAAATGGAGATGTTAAGCGTGTATTAGATGAAAATGAGCAGTTTTCAATTCCTGCTGGCCAATTTGCTTTATTAATATCGTCCGAAGTCGTAAAAATTCCTTGTGATGCCATTGGACTTATTTCGATAAAAGCAGGTGTTAAGTTTTCTGGGTTAGTAAATGTATCTGGTTTTCATGTTGATCCTGGATTTGAGGGACAGTTGAAATTTGCTGTATACAATGCAGGTAGTGAACCTATACCAATTACTCAAGGGAAACCATTGTTTATGATCTGGTTTGCAGATTTAGATAGACAGACCAGGTGCATGTATAACGGAGAGCATGCCCATCAAAACGGCATATCTGATCTTGATGTAAAAAAAAACAATAGCAAAATGGCATCTCCTGCGGCACTTGATAAAAGACTAACATCTATTGAAAAGACTTTTAAATATATCATATTAATTTTCACTACAGTTATTGCGACAGTGATTGCAACTTTCATCGTAAGTTCTATGAGTCGCAAGGATTCTCCTGAACAAACAATTGAGTTATCTCAGGGTCGAAAAGACAATCAAATATTAGAATTAAAACAAAATATAGCGGGAAATAATCAGTGA
- a CDS encoding tetratricopeptide repeat-containing protein → MDFIYEFRNKNNRKAIVFIHGFTGDVNSTWRDFVEFLKLIPSVDSYDIFGIGYPSSYKIDIPLWSSEPSINTICSYIEKEICTRLNKYTELHFVAHSMGGLILQKLITTDTPICNDVLEKTKTICMFGTPSNGLKKAIIGYLIKKQIQEMYSGSSFIKDLRESWNELYKENTPFKFVTVAGLDDTFVPRESSLNCYKDSYHRYTVGNHTKMIRPIPSSRQSLDIVLDLIVGDNQVDISTNPGLAISEYIYYKRLIEDYYPIIDYLTDGELVNLALAFDAMGDFIKSRSILEGRFGTTFDTDLIGTLAGRYKREWLSTQSINTAIKALEHYKKAYDIAQKKNDYSQINYSGINIAFLEMVFKDDTAKAKEIAEEILKNIHGQNYNDRWRKATEAEAYLYLGEVENALTLYGEVRTLDFNQREMVSIYSQAINVCKYQNRTDVELRLDNIFAG, encoded by the coding sequence TTGGATTTTATATATGAATTTAGGAATAAGAACAATCGAAAAGCAATTGTGTTTATTCATGGTTTTACGGGTGATGTCAATAGTACATGGCGTGACTTTGTTGAATTCTTGAAATTAATCCCTTCAGTTGACTCTTACGATATATTTGGCATTGGGTACCCATCTTCTTACAAAATTGATATACCTCTTTGGTCATCAGAACCGAGTATTAATACGATCTGCAGCTACATCGAAAAGGAGATTTGTACTAGATTAAATAAATATACTGAATTGCATTTTGTTGCCCATAGTATGGGGGGATTAATTTTACAAAAATTAATTACGACAGATACCCCTATTTGCAACGATGTGCTTGAAAAAACTAAGACTATATGTATGTTTGGTACTCCAAGTAACGGTTTAAAAAAAGCAATTATTGGATATTTAATAAAAAAGCAAATTCAAGAAATGTATTCTGGCAGTTCCTTTATCAAAGATCTGCGAGAATCGTGGAATGAGCTTTACAAAGAGAATACTCCATTCAAATTCGTCACTGTTGCAGGACTTGATGATACTTTTGTTCCGAGAGAGTCATCTTTAAATTGTTATAAAGATAGTTACCACAGGTATACAGTAGGCAATCATACAAAAATGATTAGACCAATTCCGTCTTCAAGGCAAAGTCTTGATATTGTTTTAGATCTGATTGTCGGTGACAACCAAGTGGATATAAGCACGAATCCTGGGTTAGCTATTTCCGAGTATATTTATTACAAACGCCTTATTGAAGATTATTACCCTATAATTGATTATTTAACTGATGGCGAGTTAGTTAATTTGGCTCTGGCTTTTGATGCCATGGGTGATTTTATCAAATCAAGAAGTATTCTTGAAGGTCGATTCGGTACAACATTTGATACTGATTTGATTGGTACATTAGCCGGTAGATATAAACGGGAGTGGTTAAGTACTCAAAGCATAAATACTGCAATTAAAGCATTAGAACATTATAAAAAAGCGTACGATATTGCGCAAAAGAAAAATGATTATTCACAAATAAACTATTCAGGAATTAATATCGCTTTTTTAGAAATGGTTTTTAAAGATGATACTGCAAAGGCCAAAGAAATAGCTGAAGAAATTTTAAAAAATATTCATGGGCAAAATTATAATGACCGATGGAGAAAAGCAACAGAAGCAGAAGCTTATTTATATTTAGGTGAGGTTGAAAATGCGTTAACACTTTATGGTGAGGTACGAACATTAGATTTCAACCAAAGAGAAATGGTTTCCATATATTCCCAAGCTATCAACGTATGTAAATATCAAAACAGGACAGATGTTGAGTTACGTTTAGATAATATATTTGCAGGGTGA
- a CDS encoding TIR domain-containing protein — MANLYKVFISHSWDYVNDLNNLRNLLEQRGYFKTFFQEASPNEPINSVNTEYIKRVLRLKIAESNIILGIAGMYASHSTWMDWELQTAVNHNIPIVGVIPRGQEKISLVVSSRSKENVYWNTESIVAAIRKHAI, encoded by the coding sequence ATGGCAAATCTTTATAAAGTATTTATCAGCCACTCATGGGACTATGTCAACGACCTAAACAACCTTAGAAATTTGTTAGAGCAGAGAGGGTATTTTAAGACTTTTTTTCAAGAGGCTTCACCTAATGAGCCAATTAATTCAGTAAATACGGAATATATTAAAAGAGTTCTTCGTTTAAAAATTGCTGAGTCCAATATTATTTTAGGTATTGCTGGAATGTATGCTTCACATAGCACTTGGATGGATTGGGAACTTCAGACCGCAGTGAATCATAACATACCTATAGTTGGGGTAATCCCTCGTGGTCAAGAAAAGATTTCTTTGGTTGTTTCAAGTCGCTCGAAAGAAAATGTTTATTGGAATACGGAGAGTATCGTTGCAGCGATAAGAAAACATGCTATCTAA
- a CDS encoding tetratricopeptide repeat-containing protein, with the protein MDKFCFVIMGYGKKTDTYTGKVFDLDMTYTNIIKPAVEKAGLICVRGDEIQESGLIDRNMYALLIRADLVIADISTYNPNAIYELGVRHASRPYSTIILKEDQGCLAFDLSHNKIFSYKHLGDDIGASEAKRCQEELVALITSILTRCETDSPFFQFIPSLCHYVLPDEEFGKILSELAEREKHLFAIVEKAKIEMNQNNFVAAYKLWSKASEKAEDEAYFIQQHALARYKSEFPSKAGALQDALIIISKLKPDLTNDTETLGITGAIYKRLYLLHKDIAYLDKAISFYRRGYVVNKDYYTGENYATCLELKSMQVIDENEKIYCRFESRKIREELINLITSILQQDDYEQRSDLKWIYATYSYSLYSLDLEYKEYENKFFALSNTDWEKNTYIQTKTLLDNIREGTHGKSL; encoded by the coding sequence ATGGATAAGTTTTGTTTTGTGATAATGGGTTATGGTAAGAAAACTGATACCTATACCGGAAAAGTTTTTGATCTTGATATGACATACACAAACATTATTAAACCAGCAGTTGAAAAAGCAGGTTTGATATGTGTTAGAGGGGATGAAATACAAGAGTCTGGGCTAATCGATAGGAATATGTATGCTCTTTTAATAAGAGCTGATTTGGTTATTGCAGATATTTCAACTTACAATCCAAATGCTATATATGAACTTGGTGTACGCCATGCTTCAAGACCATATTCGACAATTATTTTGAAAGAAGATCAAGGTTGTTTAGCATTTGATTTAAGTCATAATAAAATTTTTTCATACAAACACTTGGGTGATGATATTGGCGCATCAGAGGCAAAACGATGCCAAGAAGAACTTGTCGCTTTGATTACTAGTATTTTAACACGTTGCGAAACAGATAGTCCATTTTTTCAATTTATACCTTCACTCTGCCACTATGTTTTACCCGATGAAGAGTTTGGGAAAATTTTGAGTGAGTTAGCGGAAAGAGAAAAACATCTTTTTGCCATAGTTGAAAAGGCAAAGATTGAAATGAATCAAAATAATTTTGTAGCTGCATACAAACTATGGAGTAAAGCGAGTGAGAAAGCAGAAGATGAGGCTTATTTCATTCAGCAGCATGCTCTTGCTCGATATAAAAGTGAATTCCCTTCAAAAGCGGGAGCATTACAAGATGCCCTCATTATTATAAGTAAACTTAAACCTGATTTAACAAATGATACTGAAACACTTGGCATCACTGGAGCTATATATAAACGACTGTATCTTCTTCATAAGGATATTGCTTATTTAGATAAAGCAATTTCTTTTTATCGGAGAGGATATGTGGTCAATAAAGATTATTATACTGGTGAAAATTACGCTACATGTTTGGAGCTTAAATCTATGCAAGTAATTGATGAAAATGAAAAAATTTATTGTAGATTTGAGTCACGTAAAATAAGAGAAGAACTTATTAACCTCATTACCTCAATCTTACAACAGGATGATTACGAACAGCGCAGTGATTTGAAATGGATATATGCAACCTATTCATACTCTTTATACTCATTGGATCTTGAGTACAAAGAGTATGAAAATAAATTTTTTGCTTTATCAAATACAGATTGGGAAAAGAATACTTATATTCAAACAAAAACTCTTTTAGACAACATCAGAGAGGGTACTCATGGCAAATCTTTATAA